A single region of the Sciurus carolinensis chromosome 16, mSciCar1.2, whole genome shotgun sequence genome encodes:
- the Znf446 gene encoding zinc finger protein 446: MPSPLGSPHRPLSNPETTLEEPEAARLRFRGFCYKEVAGPREALTRLRELCRRWLRPESCSKEQMLELLVLEQFVGTLPAEIQAWVQGQRPGSPEEAAALVEGLQHDPGQLLGWITAHILKPEVLPAAQKTKESSVTPHPSGTVEFSGAALGEGPPDARTEGSTLLSCSVKEEPSADGQAPPSPLLPTQSPKGHLRHQETASTSFHPPRTQEEWGLLHPSQKELYWDAMLEKYGTVVSLAGLPPPRAEERAESKSEPSLEPELGTPHSGPEVGESRSPGEHSLSLPGVGAEVAAPGHSQVCTSPPPGLPCTPAQPKPYVCQQCGRGFDWKSVFVIHHRSHTGGPCPERPPQAPREPVARPPRRLLGPRSYTCEECGRSFSWKSQLVIHRKSHAGQRRHFCSDCGRSFDWKSQLVIHRKSHRPEAP; encoded by the exons ATGCCATCTCCACTGGGGTCCCCACACCGGCCCCTCAGTAACCCTGAGACCACCCTTGAGGAGCCTGAGGCTGCACGGCTGCGATTCCGGGGATTCTGCTACAAGGAGGTGGCAGGGCCCCGAGAGGCCCTGACCCGGCTGAGAGAGCTGTGTCGCCGGTGGCTGCGGCCTGAGTCATGTTCCAAGGAGCAGATGCTAGAGCTGCTGGTGCTGGAGCAGTTTGTGGGCACACTGCCCGCTGAGATCCAGGCCTGGGTGCAAGGGCAGCGGCCAGGCAGCCCTGAGGAAGCTGCAGCTCTGGTTGAAGGGCTACAGCACGACCCTGGGCAGCTGTTAGGCTGG ATCACAGCCCACATCCTGAAGCCAGAGGTGCTTCCTGCAGCCCAGAAGACAAAGGAGTCCTCAGTGACCCCCCACCCCTCGGGAACAGTGGAGTTTTCTGGGGCAGCTCTTGGAGAGGGTCCACCTGATGCCAGGACGGAAGGGTCTACCCTGCTCAGCTGCAGTGTGAAGGAGGAGCCAAGTGCTGATGGGCAGG CACCTCCCAGCCCACTACTTCCAACCCAGTCTCCCAAGGGGCATCTTAGACACCAGGAAACAGCCTCCACTTCCTTCCACCCACCCAGGACTCAG GAGGAGTGGGGGCTGCTGCACCCGTCGCAGAAGGAGCTGTACTGGGACGCGATGCTGGAGAAGTACGGGACGGTGGTCTCGCTGG CAGGGCTACCACCCCCACGGGCTGAAGAGCGGGCTGAATCCAAGTCAGAGCCCAGCCTggagccagaactggggacaccACACTCAGGACCCGAGGTTGGTGAGAGTCGCAGTCCAGGTGAGCACAGCCTGAGCCTCCCAGGAGTAGGAGCTGAGGTTGCTGCACCTGGGCACAGCCAGGTCTGTACGTCCCCGCCACCAGGACTGCCGTGCACCCCAGCACAGCCCAAGCCCTACGTGTGCCAGCAGTGTGGCCGAGGCTTTGACTGGAAGTCTGTGTTCGTCATCCACCACCGCTCTCACACGGGAGGCCCCTGTCCTGAGAGGCCGCCACAGGCGCCCCGGGAGCCGGTTGCACGTCCCCCGCGGCGCCTGCTTGGTCCACGGAGTTACACCTGCGAGGAGTGTGGGCGCAGCTTCAGCTGGAAGTCACAGCTGGTCATTCACCGGAAAAGCCACGCTGGCCAGCGGCGCCACTTTTGTAGTGACTGTGGCCGCAGCTTTGACTGGAAGTCCCAGCTGGTCATCCACAGAAAGAGTCACCGACCTGAGGCCCCTTGA
- the Znf324 gene encoding zinc finger protein 324A isoform X2, with product MAAAGLADPTRGLIAFEDIAVYFSREEWMLLDTAQRVLYRHVMLGNYALVASLGLSASRPHVVIQLERGEEPWVPGWTETTLGRNAHRRPSLGSCCLAEDRDVSGETTLPGTFLHSSLGTPTGPSLEGKWGAFPPEERKPTGVSVIYWERLLLGSGSGKASISLRLTPPLRTSEESQSREKVLADCLAPGKLPPPAELQKPHVQQAPPRAFPSNSDRRAICSGGERGMNTNWHEPQRLLGTQEAPTWKELGEALHAGPGLLPGEKPFECRACSKVFVKSSDLLKHLRTHTGERPYECAQCGKAFSQTSHLTQHQRIHSGETPYACPACGKAFRHSSSLVRHQRIHTAEKSFRCGECGKAFSHGSNLSQHRKIHAGGRPYACAQCGRRFCRNSHLIQHERTHTGEKPYACALCGAAFSQGSSLFKHQRVHTGEKPFACAQCGRAFSHSSNLTQHQLLHTGERPFRCGDCGKAFAKGAVLLSHRRIHTGEKPFVCTQCGRAFRERPALFHHQRIHTGEKALRRPRANMRPQARPPLETSAEGALGKEAKASPSSVSPTAPKPAES from the exons ATGGCGGCGGCGGGGCTTGCAGACCCGACGCGG GGTCTGATTGCCTTTGAGGACATAGCTGTGTATTTCTCCCGGGAAGAGTGGATGCTTCTGGACACAGCCCAAAGGGTCCTGTACCGCCATGTGATGCTGGGGAACTACGCACTTGTGGCCTCGCTGG GACTCTCTGCCTCCCGACCTCATGTAGTCATCCAGCTGGAGCGTGGTGAGGAGCCCTGGGTTCCAGGTTGGACAGAGACAACCCTGGGCAGGAATGCCCACAGAAGGCCCAGCCTTG GTTCCTGCTGCCTGGCAGAGGACAGAGATGTTTCTGGAGAAACGACCTTACCAGGGACCTTCCTGCACAGCTCCCTTGGGACACCTACTGGTCCAAGCCTGGAGGGAAAATGGGGTGCCTTCCCGCCTGAGGAGAGAAAACCCACAGGCGTGTCGGTGATCTACTGGGAGAGGCTCCTGCTAGGCTCAGGCAGTGGGAAAGCCAGCATCAGCCTGCGACTGACACCCCCGCTGAGGACTTCTGAGGAGAGCCAGTCTAGAGAGAAAGTCCTTGCGGACTGCCTGGCTCCAGGGAAGTTGCCACCGCCAGCAGAACTACAGAAGCCACATGTGCAGCAAGCACCCCCAAGAGCCTTCCCAAGCAACTCGGACCGCAGAGCCATTTGCAGTGGGGGAGAACGTGGAATGAACACAAACTGGCACGAGCCTCAGAGACTCCTGGGTACCCAGGAGGCCCCAACCTGGAAAGAGCTGGGAGAGGCCCTGCATGCTGGCCCTGGTCTGCTCCCTGGGGAGAAGCCCTTTGAATGCAGAGCATGCAGCAAGGTGTTCGTGAAGAGTTCAGACCTTCTCAAGCACCTGCGCACTCACACTGGCGAGCGGCCTTATGAGTGTGCACAGTGTGGCAAGGCCTTCAGTCAGACTTCGCATCTGACGCAGCACCAGCGCATCCACAGCGGCGAGACACCCTATGCGTGCCCGGCCTGCGGCAAAGCCTTTCGGCACAGCTCCTCACTGGTGCGGCACCAGCGCATCCACACGGCAGAGAAGTCCTTCCGCTGCGGCGAATGTGGCAAGGCCTTCAGCCACGGATCCAACCTCAGCCAACACCGCAAGATCCATGCAGGTGGGCGGCCCTATGCCTGTGCCCAGTGCGGCCGCCGATTCTGCCGCAACTCGCATCTGATCCAGCACGAGCGCACGCACACGGGCGAGAAGCCCTATGCCTGTGCGCTCTGCGGCGCCGCCTTCAGCCAGGGCTCTTCGCTCTTCAAGCACCAGCGCGTGCACACGGGTGAGAAGCCTTTCGCCTGCGCACAGTGTGGCCGTGCCTTCAGCCATAGCTCCAACCTCACACAGCATCAGCTGCTGCACACAGGGGAGCGGCCCTTCCGTTGCGGAGACTGCGGCAAAGCCTTCGCCAAGGGAGCAGTGCTGCTTAGCCACCGGCGCATCCACACGGGAGAGAAACCCTTCGTGTGCACACAGTGCGGCCGCGCCTTCCGTGAGCGGCCAGCCCTCTTCCACCACCAGAGGATCCACACTGGTGAGAAGGCCTTGCGGCGACCCAGGGCTAACATGCGTCCCCAGGCCAGGCCTCCTTTGGAGACCTCAGCAGAAGGTGCACTGGGGAAGGAAGCCAAGGCCTCTCCTTCCTCAGTTTCACCCACAGCTCCAAAGCCAGCTGAGTCCTAA
- the Znf324 gene encoding zinc finger protein 324A isoform X1 — MEGEGFYHGQGEQMTAPGLDGEVRGGKVQLRVELRLHQLCVMSKRERSTIRSSSARVPGRHSEMGLIAFEDIAVYFSREEWMLLDTAQRVLYRHVMLGNYALVASLGLSASRPHVVIQLERGEEPWVPGWTETTLGRNAHRRPSLGSCCLAEDRDVSGETTLPGTFLHSSLGTPTGPSLEGKWGAFPPEERKPTGVSVIYWERLLLGSGSGKASISLRLTPPLRTSEESQSREKVLADCLAPGKLPPPAELQKPHVQQAPPRAFPSNSDRRAICSGGERGMNTNWHEPQRLLGTQEAPTWKELGEALHAGPGLLPGEKPFECRACSKVFVKSSDLLKHLRTHTGERPYECAQCGKAFSQTSHLTQHQRIHSGETPYACPACGKAFRHSSSLVRHQRIHTAEKSFRCGECGKAFSHGSNLSQHRKIHAGGRPYACAQCGRRFCRNSHLIQHERTHTGEKPYACALCGAAFSQGSSLFKHQRVHTGEKPFACAQCGRAFSHSSNLTQHQLLHTGERPFRCGDCGKAFAKGAVLLSHRRIHTGEKPFVCTQCGRAFRERPALFHHQRIHTGEKALRRPRANMRPQARPPLETSAEGALGKEAKASPSSVSPTAPKPAES; from the exons ATGGAGGGTGAAGGCTTCTATCACGGCCAGGGTGAGCAAATGACGGCTCCTGGGCTGGATGGGGAAGTTCGTGGGGGGAAAGTCCAATTACGTGTAGAACTGCGTTTGCATCAACTGTGTGTTATGAGCAAGCGTGAGAGAAGCACAATCAGAAGCTCTTCAGCCCGAGTGCCTGGAAGACACTCAGAAATG GGTCTGATTGCCTTTGAGGACATAGCTGTGTATTTCTCCCGGGAAGAGTGGATGCTTCTGGACACAGCCCAAAGGGTCCTGTACCGCCATGTGATGCTGGGGAACTACGCACTTGTGGCCTCGCTGG GACTCTCTGCCTCCCGACCTCATGTAGTCATCCAGCTGGAGCGTGGTGAGGAGCCCTGGGTTCCAGGTTGGACAGAGACAACCCTGGGCAGGAATGCCCACAGAAGGCCCAGCCTTG GTTCCTGCTGCCTGGCAGAGGACAGAGATGTTTCTGGAGAAACGACCTTACCAGGGACCTTCCTGCACAGCTCCCTTGGGACACCTACTGGTCCAAGCCTGGAGGGAAAATGGGGTGCCTTCCCGCCTGAGGAGAGAAAACCCACAGGCGTGTCGGTGATCTACTGGGAGAGGCTCCTGCTAGGCTCAGGCAGTGGGAAAGCCAGCATCAGCCTGCGACTGACACCCCCGCTGAGGACTTCTGAGGAGAGCCAGTCTAGAGAGAAAGTCCTTGCGGACTGCCTGGCTCCAGGGAAGTTGCCACCGCCAGCAGAACTACAGAAGCCACATGTGCAGCAAGCACCCCCAAGAGCCTTCCCAAGCAACTCGGACCGCAGAGCCATTTGCAGTGGGGGAGAACGTGGAATGAACACAAACTGGCACGAGCCTCAGAGACTCCTGGGTACCCAGGAGGCCCCAACCTGGAAAGAGCTGGGAGAGGCCCTGCATGCTGGCCCTGGTCTGCTCCCTGGGGAGAAGCCCTTTGAATGCAGAGCATGCAGCAAGGTGTTCGTGAAGAGTTCAGACCTTCTCAAGCACCTGCGCACTCACACTGGCGAGCGGCCTTATGAGTGTGCACAGTGTGGCAAGGCCTTCAGTCAGACTTCGCATCTGACGCAGCACCAGCGCATCCACAGCGGCGAGACACCCTATGCGTGCCCGGCCTGCGGCAAAGCCTTTCGGCACAGCTCCTCACTGGTGCGGCACCAGCGCATCCACACGGCAGAGAAGTCCTTCCGCTGCGGCGAATGTGGCAAGGCCTTCAGCCACGGATCCAACCTCAGCCAACACCGCAAGATCCATGCAGGTGGGCGGCCCTATGCCTGTGCCCAGTGCGGCCGCCGATTCTGCCGCAACTCGCATCTGATCCAGCACGAGCGCACGCACACGGGCGAGAAGCCCTATGCCTGTGCGCTCTGCGGCGCCGCCTTCAGCCAGGGCTCTTCGCTCTTCAAGCACCAGCGCGTGCACACGGGTGAGAAGCCTTTCGCCTGCGCACAGTGTGGCCGTGCCTTCAGCCATAGCTCCAACCTCACACAGCATCAGCTGCTGCACACAGGGGAGCGGCCCTTCCGTTGCGGAGACTGCGGCAAAGCCTTCGCCAAGGGAGCAGTGCTGCTTAGCCACCGGCGCATCCACACGGGAGAGAAACCCTTCGTGTGCACACAGTGCGGCCGCGCCTTCCGTGAGCGGCCAGCCCTCTTCCACCACCAGAGGATCCACACTGGTGAGAAGGCCTTGCGGCGACCCAGGGCTAACATGCGTCCCCAGGCCAGGCCTCCTTTGGAGACCTCAGCAGAAGGTGCACTGGGGAAGGAAGCCAAGGCCTCTCCTTCCTCAGTTTCACCCACAGCTCCAAAGCCAGCTGAGTCCTAA